In Prosthecobacter sp. SYSU 5D2, one genomic interval encodes:
- the purD gene encoding phosphoribosylamine--glycine ligase has product MKILVTGKGGREHALITALSESPQKHELYAYPGSDAIATLATRVDVPGLPELMTWMQENAIDLCVAGEEAWLVKDRGLANLCAEAGIPCWGPFKEAAQLEASKIFAKRFLQRHGIPTADFTVATTAAEAKAALNRFPIVLKFDGLAAGKGVAVCPDRTEAEAFIEDVMEKRIFGAGDLLIEQCLSGPEISIFVSVCDDQYQILMPARDYKRIRDNDEGPNTGGMGAVAGRELATPELMTQIENEMVKVTVEGLQKDGLKYRGFLYFGIMLTPTGPQMLEFNCRFGDPEAEAVMPMLRGDFANYVFEAAKGTLKPELIQFAEGWSICLISASAGYPVSSRSGDVISGLEAVEGARVYHCGTRKNESGQFETNGGRVLAVVAQGSTREAARDKAYAESQKVNFDGLQRRGDIGTMHFE; this is encoded by the coding sequence ATGAAGATCCTGGTTACTGGCAAAGGCGGGCGTGAACACGCCCTGATTACCGCATTGAGCGAATCTCCGCAGAAGCATGAGCTGTATGCGTATCCGGGCAGTGATGCCATCGCGACGCTGGCGACGCGGGTGGATGTGCCGGGCCTGCCGGAGCTGATGACCTGGATGCAGGAGAATGCTATAGACTTGTGTGTGGCGGGAGAGGAGGCGTGGCTGGTGAAGGACCGGGGCCTTGCGAACCTGTGCGCAGAGGCGGGCATCCCATGCTGGGGACCGTTCAAAGAAGCGGCGCAACTGGAAGCCTCGAAGATTTTCGCGAAGCGGTTTCTGCAACGGCACGGCATCCCGACGGCGGACTTTACGGTGGCGACCACGGCAGCGGAGGCCAAGGCGGCGCTGAACCGGTTTCCCATTGTGCTGAAATTTGACGGTCTGGCGGCGGGCAAGGGCGTGGCAGTGTGCCCGGACAGGACGGAGGCGGAGGCCTTCATTGAAGATGTGATGGAGAAGCGCATCTTCGGCGCAGGAGACCTTCTCATTGAGCAATGCCTGTCCGGCCCGGAGATCAGCATTTTTGTCTCCGTGTGTGATGACCAGTACCAGATCCTGATGCCGGCTCGCGACTACAAGCGCATCCGCGACAATGACGAAGGGCCAAACACAGGCGGCATGGGCGCGGTGGCTGGCCGGGAACTGGCCACGCCAGAGCTGATGACCCAGATCGAAAACGAGATGGTCAAGGTGACGGTGGAAGGGCTGCAGAAGGACGGGCTGAAGTATCGTGGCTTCCTTTACTTTGGCATCATGCTGACGCCGACAGGGCCGCAGATGCTGGAATTTAACTGCCGCTTTGGTGATCCTGAGGCCGAGGCGGTCATGCCGATGCTGAGGGGCGACTTTGCCAATTATGTCTTTGAGGCGGCGAAGGGGACGCTGAAACCGGAGCTGATCCAGTTTGCCGAAGGCTGGAGCATCTGCCTGATCTCAGCTTCGGCCGGGTATCCGGTTTCATCCCGGAGCGGGGATGTGATCTCCGGACTGGAGGCGGTGGAAGGTGCGCGCGTGTACCACTGCGGGACGCGGAAAAATGAGTCGGGCCAGTTTGAAACCAACGGCGGCCGGGTGCTGGCGGTGGTGGCGCAGGGCAGCACGCGGGAAGCCGCGCGGGACAAGGCTTATGCGGAATCCCAGAAGGTAAACTTTGACGGCTTGCAACGGCGCGGGGACATCGGCACGATGCACTTTGAGTGA
- a CDS encoding HRDC domain-containing protein → MSDVVPPLIPPAIVPGDYVFIDQPEHLQQWLIETEAHMQATGENRCCLDTEADSLHHYHEKLCLLQVACAGRFALVDPLAIEDISGLLALLDRHELWFHGSDYDLTMLRRTYGWAPRVVRDTQIAARLVGFRQFGLAALIHSMFGLQLSKASQKADWSRRPLPEHMLSYAVDDVRYLIPLADYLMKLLREKGREAWFEQSCAGLQVDVAARSIAPKEDPWRVQGSGRLHSKGLAILKAMWDWREAIAMERDIPCYRIMSNKQMVSYAETFEVGGVMNPPGGWRPRWKKEFHDLIADVFRAGQSAWPQRVKKAKARLSDTQRDQIDRLCALRDTIAGSLDIESSLLGSRSTLEEVVADGAGLDALMAWQRELLKEPLESVLQQPQTVAA, encoded by the coding sequence ATGAGTGACGTCGTCCCTCCTCTCATCCCCCCGGCCATCGTGCCCGGCGATTACGTCTTTATTGACCAGCCGGAGCATCTTCAGCAGTGGCTCATCGAGACAGAAGCCCACATGCAGGCCACCGGTGAGAACCGCTGCTGCCTGGATACGGAGGCGGATTCCCTCCATCATTACCACGAAAAGCTCTGCCTCCTCCAGGTCGCCTGCGCAGGCCGCTTCGCCCTCGTAGATCCCCTCGCCATCGAGGATATCTCCGGCCTCCTCGCTCTCCTGGACCGGCATGAGCTCTGGTTCCACGGCTCGGATTATGACCTCACCATGCTCCGCCGTACTTATGGCTGGGCGCCGCGCGTCGTCCGGGATACGCAGATCGCCGCCCGCCTGGTTGGCTTCCGCCAGTTTGGCCTCGCCGCGCTCATCCATTCCATGTTCGGCCTCCAGCTTTCCAAAGCCTCCCAAAAGGCCGACTGGAGCCGCCGCCCCCTCCCGGAGCACATGCTCTCCTACGCCGTGGATGACGTCCGTTACCTCATCCCCCTGGCTGATTACCTCATGAAGCTCTTGCGCGAGAAGGGCAGGGAAGCCTGGTTCGAGCAGAGCTGCGCCGGTCTGCAGGTGGATGTCGCCGCCCGCAGCATCGCGCCGAAGGAAGACCCCTGGCGCGTCCAGGGCAGCGGCCGTCTTCATTCCAAAGGTCTTGCCATTCTCAAAGCCATGTGGGACTGGCGGGAGGCCATCGCCATGGAGCGGGACATCCCTTGCTACCGGATCATGTCCAACAAGCAGATGGTCAGCTACGCCGAGACCTTCGAGGTCGGCGGCGTCATGAATCCTCCCGGCGGCTGGCGCCCGCGCTGGAAAAAAGAATTCCACGATCTCATCGCTGATGTCTTCCGTGCTGGCCAGTCCGCCTGGCCTCAGCGTGTCAAAAAGGCCAAAGCCCGCCTCAGCGATACCCAGCGCGACCAGATTGACCGCCTCTGCGCCCTCCGCGACACCATCGCTGGCAGCCTTGATATCGAAAGCAGCCTCCTCGGCTCCCGCAGCACCCTGGAAGAAGTCGTCGCTGACGGAGCCGGTCTGGATGCCCTCATGGCCTGGCAGCGGGAACTTCTGAAGGAGCCCCTGGAAAGCGTGCTCCAGCAGCCTCAAACCGTCGCTGCCTGA
- a CDS encoding dipeptidase encodes MTALDDLLTCLRFPSVSTDSRHHADTRACAQWLVAKLTSMGLTTGLHETPGHPVIVAKNKHIPGRRTVLLYGHYDVQPAEPYAEWKSPPFEPTIREGVIYCRGATDNKGQLIAHVSGLAETLAKYGDLPVNLTILFEGEEEIGSPNLKPFLEAHRQELACDVVAISDTGMVAPGVGTFTYGLRGIACMEVKVHGPSIDLHSGIFGGAVANPATIAARLAASLHDDQGRVQIPGFYDAVKPLADWERSAWEELGDADAETLSLTGVPALFGEAGYSDRERRWARPTAEVNGIGGGYQGEGSKTVIPREAFVKLSFRLVPDQNPEHILDLACAYLRAHAPASVRLDIHRGHTGQAYLMDPQGPLGQAAQRALTQTFGGKIALIREGGSIPIVQAFKDVLKADTLLLGLALPDCQAHAPNENFPIANFEAGIRLNQALLTELGK; translated from the coding sequence ATGACCGCTCTTGATGACCTCCTCACCTGCCTGCGTTTTCCCAGCGTCTCCACGGATTCCCGCCACCACGCGGATACCCGAGCCTGCGCGCAGTGGCTGGTGGCCAAGCTGACCTCCATGGGTCTGACCACGGGCCTGCATGAGACACCAGGGCATCCCGTCATCGTCGCCAAAAACAAGCACATCCCCGGCCGCCGCACCGTTCTTCTATACGGGCATTATGATGTGCAGCCGGCGGAGCCGTATGCGGAATGGAAGTCGCCGCCGTTTGAGCCTACCATCCGCGAAGGTGTCATCTACTGCCGTGGGGCCACGGATAACAAAGGCCAGCTCATCGCCCACGTCTCCGGCCTGGCCGAAACCCTGGCGAAGTATGGCGACCTGCCTGTGAACCTGACCATTCTTTTTGAAGGCGAAGAGGAGATCGGCAGCCCCAATTTGAAGCCTTTCTTGGAGGCCCACCGCCAGGAGCTGGCCTGCGATGTCGTGGCCATCTCCGATACTGGCATGGTCGCGCCGGGCGTCGGCACTTTCACTTATGGCCTGCGTGGTATAGCCTGCATGGAGGTCAAAGTCCATGGACCCAGCATCGATCTGCATTCCGGCATCTTCGGCGGTGCCGTGGCCAATCCTGCCACCATCGCCGCCCGGCTCGCCGCCTCCCTTCACGATGACCAGGGCCGCGTCCAGATCCCCGGTTTTTATGACGCCGTGAAGCCTCTGGCCGACTGGGAGCGCAGCGCTTGGGAAGAACTGGGCGACGCCGATGCCGAAACTCTCTCCCTCACCGGAGTGCCCGCTCTTTTTGGCGAAGCCGGTTATTCCGACCGCGAGCGCCGCTGGGCACGCCCAACGGCGGAAGTGAACGGCATCGGCGGTGGTTACCAGGGGGAAGGTTCTAAAACCGTCATCCCGCGGGAAGCTTTTGTGAAGCTCTCTTTCCGCCTCGTGCCGGACCAAAATCCAGAGCACATTCTGGACTTGGCCTGCGCCTACCTGCGGGCCCATGCGCCTGCCAGCGTGCGCCTGGACATCCATCGTGGCCATACCGGCCAGGCTTACCTCATGGACCCCCAGGGCCCCCTCGGTCAGGCCGCCCAGCGTGCGCTCACCCAGACTTTTGGCGGTAAGATCGCCCTCATTCGTGAAGGCGGCAGCATTCCCATCGTCCAGGCCTTCAAAGACGTGCTCAAAGCTGATACCCTTCTTTTGGGTCTCGCCCTGCCTGACTGCCAGGCCCATGCCCCGAACGAGAACTTCCCCATCGCCAACTTTGAAGCCGGCATCCGCTTGAACCAGGCCTTGCTCACTGAACTGGGCAAGTAG
- a CDS encoding cation transporter, giving the protein MQNAILVSLFLLLTGLAQAETTVTMEGVHNCCKGCTNGIVKAAAGIKDTTVTADGETVTIVAKTKSNAKKAVEAIMEAGYYGKLSDESAGFASSKSDKKLTDVTVTGAHLCCQKCVNAMTAAVKEVPGVTGYTIENKAKTFTVQGQFTESDLLASMNKAGFHGTVK; this is encoded by the coding sequence ATGCAAAATGCCATCCTTGTTTCCCTTTTCCTTCTCCTAACCGGCCTGGCCCAGGCTGAAACTACCGTCACGATGGAAGGCGTGCACAACTGCTGCAAAGGCTGCACCAACGGCATTGTCAAGGCCGCCGCAGGCATCAAGGACACCACCGTCACCGCCGACGGGGAAACTGTGACCATCGTTGCCAAGACCAAGTCCAACGCCAAAAAAGCGGTCGAGGCCATCATGGAAGCCGGTTACTACGGTAAGCTCTCCGATGAATCTGCCGGCTTCGCCTCCAGCAAGTCGGACAAAAAGCTCACCGACGTCACCGTCACAGGTGCCCACCTCTGCTGCCAGAAGTGCGTGAATGCCATGACCGCCGCCGTCAAAGAGGTCCCTGGCGTCACCGGCTACACCATCGAAAACAAAGCCAAGACCTTCACCGTCCAGGGCCAGTTCACCGAGTCCGACCTCCTGGCCTCCATGAACAAGGCCGGCTTCCACGGTACTGTGAAATAA
- a CDS encoding methyltransferase, with the protein MTDLSASPATDPLSIYRYRDGLYAVDLITAALSLDFFTWLAAQPSSLQEICTYHGFKERPADVMMTLFASNGWVHQESGRFQLTPTAREHLCAGSEWFLGPYYASLHDRPIARDYLEVLRSGKPAGWSGDKAAFDWHQAMEQEDFARSFTAAMDCRGRYLAQALAKKLDLTARTRLLDIGAGSGIYACSIAAQHPHLQAVVFDQVPVDRIASKLIAERGCADRVTVTTGNMFDGLPTGCDVHLYSNVLHDWDVQEVRQLLALSHTALPPGGLLIIHDAFINEDKTGPVHVAEYSCLLMHSTQGKCYSTGEYAALLTEAGFVSGAYADTVVGRGFMTAQKA; encoded by the coding sequence ATGACTGACCTCTCCGCGTCCCCTGCCACTGATCCGCTCAGCATTTACCGCTACCGCGACGGCCTGTATGCCGTGGACCTCATCACCGCCGCGCTCAGCCTGGATTTCTTCACCTGGCTGGCCGCGCAACCCTCCAGTCTGCAGGAAATCTGCACTTATCACGGCTTCAAAGAACGCCCCGCCGATGTCATGATGACCCTCTTCGCAAGCAACGGCTGGGTGCATCAGGAGTCCGGCCGTTTTCAGCTCACCCCCACCGCCCGTGAGCATCTGTGCGCCGGGTCCGAGTGGTTCCTGGGTCCTTATTACGCCTCCCTGCACGACCGGCCCATCGCCCGCGATTACCTGGAGGTCCTCCGCAGTGGCAAGCCCGCCGGCTGGTCCGGGGACAAGGCCGCCTTTGACTGGCATCAGGCCATGGAGCAGGAGGACTTCGCCCGCAGCTTCACCGCCGCCATGGATTGCCGGGGCCGTTACCTAGCCCAGGCCCTGGCTAAAAAACTGGACCTCACCGCCCGCACCCGCCTGCTGGATATCGGCGCAGGCTCCGGCATCTACGCCTGCTCCATCGCCGCCCAGCATCCCCACCTCCAGGCCGTCGTGTTCGACCAGGTCCCCGTGGACCGCATCGCCAGCAAGCTCATCGCCGAGCGCGGCTGCGCCGACCGCGTCACGGTCACCACCGGCAACATGTTTGATGGCCTTCCCACCGGCTGCGACGTTCACCTCTACAGCAACGTCCTCCACGATTGGGACGTCCAAGAGGTCCGCCAGCTCCTCGCCCTCTCCCACACCGCCCTCCCTCCCGGTGGCCTCCTTATCATCCATGATGCCTTCATCAACGAGGACAAAACCGGCCCCGTCCACGTCGCCGAATATTCCTGCCTCCTCATGCACTCCACCCAGGGCAAATGCTACAGCACCGGCGAATACGCCGCCCTCCTCACTGAGGCCGGTTTCGTCTCTGGCGCTTATGCAGACACCGTCGTTGGCCGTGGATTCATGACCGCCCAGAAGGCCTGA
- the ileS gene encoding isoleucine--tRNA ligase, with protein sequence MSAEPAPATNYKDTVLLPKTDFPMKADLVAREPQRLAKWQEGKLYQRIQAQSQGKPTFILHDGPPFANGDVHMGTALNKILKDLIVKSKTMAGFHAPFVPGWDCHGLPIEFKVVKQAAGLTPVEVRQRSEAEARKYIDIQRNSFKRLGVFGDWENPYLTLDPGYESGILRTFGKAVEQGLVYRMKRPVLWSYGAQTALAEAEVEYKEKTSPAVFVKFALPNDSALVIWTTTPWTLPANLAIALHPEFDYTAGTFVHESGRTEKLTIATSRIEAFTASTGFKLDAGQPVEKLKGKDLAGQEAQHPFLPRTSKVINTLFVTDDTGTGAVHIAPGHGADDYQAGREHGLDILSPVDGDGKYTAEVGLPEFVGKHVFQSNEGIIAILEEKGALLGNEKYVHQYPHCWRSKTPIIFRAVEQFFIKIDDIRTRALAEIDKVTWLPAWGRNRIYGTVESRPDWCISRQRTWGVPLPVFYTADGTIIMETAIIGKVADIVAKQGTNLWFEKDDAWWAEAVGLPADTKRGNDTLDVWIDSGCSHVSVLDQHPELHAPADLYIEATDQHRGWFQSSLMMSIVARNAAPYKSVITHGFVVDTSGKKISKSDQGAAGKSAKPMTADHYYNTYGADMVRLWVASVDYQNEVPFSEDLFKQNSENYRRIRNTLRVLLGNLHDEARDAAGEVTLIDRWILERLHTLTKDCVEAYAAYDFRKVFTLVNQFITGDLSSLYIDITKDRMYCDAANSPRRRATQAAIREITETLCKLLAPVLAFTADEAWEHLGHADSLHLEAFPQPNPDFAPTEDATAAVDQLLQARAVIQQAIEKARQEKKIGSNLEATVSLTLPEKGFDHSVFGDLGTLQEFFILSDLNITKGSGLTASVTVCGNPKCARCWKHLPDVGSVAEHPTLCGRCAEAVS encoded by the coding sequence ATGAGCGCCGAGCCAGCCCCCGCCACGAACTACAAAGACACCGTCCTCCTGCCGAAGACCGACTTCCCCATGAAGGCGGACCTCGTCGCCCGGGAGCCGCAGCGCCTGGCCAAGTGGCAGGAAGGAAAATTGTATCAGCGCATCCAGGCCCAGAGCCAAGGCAAGCCCACCTTCATCCTTCACGACGGCCCGCCTTTCGCGAATGGCGATGTGCACATGGGCACCGCCCTGAACAAGATCCTGAAGGACCTCATCGTGAAGTCCAAGACCATGGCCGGCTTCCACGCCCCTTTCGTCCCCGGCTGGGACTGCCACGGCCTGCCCATCGAGTTCAAAGTCGTCAAACAGGCCGCCGGATTGACCCCGGTGGAAGTCCGCCAGCGCTCCGAGGCTGAGGCCCGCAAATACATCGACATCCAGCGCAACAGCTTCAAGCGCCTCGGCGTCTTTGGCGATTGGGAGAACCCTTACCTCACCCTCGATCCCGGTTACGAATCCGGCATCCTGCGCACCTTCGGCAAGGCCGTGGAGCAGGGCCTGGTCTATCGCATGAAGCGTCCCGTCCTCTGGAGCTACGGTGCCCAGACGGCGCTGGCGGAGGCGGAGGTGGAATATAAGGAGAAGACTTCGCCTGCCGTCTTCGTGAAGTTTGCCCTCCCGAATGACTCCGCCCTGGTCATCTGGACCACCACGCCCTGGACGCTGCCGGCCAACCTGGCCATCGCGCTTCATCCCGAGTTCGATTACACCGCCGGTACGTTTGTACATGAGAGCGGCCGCACGGAAAAGCTCACAATCGCCACCTCCCGGATCGAAGCCTTCACCGCCAGCACCGGTTTCAAACTGGACGCCGGGCAGCCTGTCGAAAAACTCAAGGGCAAGGATCTCGCCGGCCAGGAAGCCCAGCACCCCTTCCTGCCGCGCACGTCCAAGGTCATCAATACCCTCTTCGTCACCGATGACACCGGCACCGGAGCCGTCCACATCGCTCCCGGCCATGGCGCGGACGATTACCAGGCCGGTCGCGAGCATGGCCTGGACATCCTTTCCCCCGTGGATGGCGATGGCAAATACACCGCCGAGGTCGGCCTGCCGGAATTCGTCGGCAAGCATGTCTTCCAGAGCAATGAAGGCATCATCGCCATCTTGGAAGAAAAAGGCGCGCTGCTGGGTAACGAAAAGTATGTCCACCAGTATCCCCACTGCTGGCGCTCCAAAACGCCCATCATCTTCCGTGCCGTGGAGCAGTTCTTCATCAAGATTGATGACATCCGCACCCGCGCCTTGGCGGAAATTGACAAAGTCACCTGGCTGCCTGCCTGGGGGCGTAACCGCATTTATGGTACCGTGGAAAGCCGCCCGGACTGGTGCATCAGCCGCCAGCGTACCTGGGGCGTCCCGCTGCCCGTTTTCTACACCGCCGATGGCACCATCATCATGGAGACCGCCATCATCGGCAAGGTGGCCGACATCGTCGCCAAGCAGGGCACCAATCTCTGGTTTGAAAAAGACGATGCCTGGTGGGCCGAGGCCGTCGGCCTGCCTGCGGATACCAAGCGTGGCAATGACACCCTGGACGTCTGGATTGACTCCGGCTGCAGCCATGTCTCCGTGCTGGACCAGCACCCTGAGCTCCACGCCCCGGCCGACCTCTACATTGAGGCCACCGACCAGCATCGCGGCTGGTTCCAGAGCAGCCTCATGATGAGCATCGTCGCCCGCAATGCCGCGCCTTATAAGAGCGTCATCACCCACGGCTTCGTCGTGGACACGAGCGGCAAAAAGATCAGCAAGAGCGACCAGGGCGCCGCCGGCAAGAGCGCCAAGCCCATGACCGCCGACCATTACTACAACACCTATGGTGCCGACATGGTGCGCCTCTGGGTGGCCAGTGTGGATTACCAAAATGAAGTGCCTTTCTCCGAAGACCTCTTCAAGCAGAACAGTGAAAACTACCGCCGCATCCGCAACACATTACGCGTCTTGTTAGGCAACCTTCATGATGAAGCGCGCGATGCAGCCGGTGAGGTCACCCTTATCGACCGCTGGATCCTCGAGCGCCTGCACACCCTCACGAAGGATTGTGTGGAAGCCTATGCCGCCTACGATTTCCGCAAGGTCTTCACCCTGGTGAACCAGTTCATCACCGGCGATCTCAGCTCTCTCTACATTGATATCACCAAGGACCGGATGTACTGCGATGCGGCGAACAGCCCGCGCCGCCGCGCCACCCAGGCCGCCATCCGTGAGATCACCGAGACCCTGTGCAAGCTGCTCGCCCCCGTGCTCGCCTTCACTGCGGATGAAGCCTGGGAGCACCTGGGCCATGCCGACAGCCTGCACCTGGAAGCCTTCCCCCAGCCCAACCCCGACTTCGCCCCAACCGAGGACGCCACGGCTGCTGTGGACCAGCTTCTCCAGGCCCGCGCCGTCATCCAGCAGGCCATCGAAAAAGCCCGCCAGGAAAAGAAGATCGGCTCCAACCTGGAGGCCACCGTCTCCCTGACCCTCCCCGAAAAAGGCTTCGACCACAGCGTCTTTGGCGACCTCGGCACGCTCCAGGAATTCTTCATTCTCAGCGACCTCAACATCACCAAGGGCAGCGGCCTAACCGCAAGCGTAACCGTTTGCGGCAATCCCAAATGCGCCCGCTGCTGGAAGCACCTCCCCGATGTCGGCAGTGTCGCCGAACACCCCACCCTCTGCGGCCGTTGTGCTGAGGCCGTCTCCTGA
- a CDS encoding glutaredoxin family protein translates to MTPIVYVKTGCPWCDDVISYMEANNVPFKQVVVSGNREAMQEMIDLSGQSKAPTMDWDGEVLADFGVDELVPFLKKKGAI, encoded by the coding sequence ATGACTCCGATCGTGTATGTAAAAACCGGCTGCCCCTGGTGCGATGATGTGATCTCCTACATGGAGGCAAACAACGTGCCCTTTAAACAGGTGGTGGTTAGCGGCAACCGGGAGGCGATGCAGGAAATGATTGACCTCTCTGGCCAGAGCAAGGCACCGACGATGGACTGGGACGGGGAGGTGCTGGCGGACTTTGGCGTGGATGAGCTGGTGCCGTTTTTGAAGAAAAAAGGCGCGATCTGA
- the rho gene encoding transcription termination factor Rho — protein MNPTDSSETSTEVLSPASDAAPAEVSEAPGLPAPQPSPDSAPDNDAPAVPASDSQGKPEKPSAPVAEPPFPEEISLNDLQEASLADIQSLAEKVGFRMNASRSKHQLIYDLLAWMADHRTRVKVDGILEIGSDNFGLIRYPKYSFAPLPEDVFIPLFLVRKFNLRPGNRITGFARAPKDRDKYLAIDRITEVDGVSIDTWEPPVHFDKLTAMFPNERIILEMPRPCAASVRIMDLIAPLGKGQRGLINASPRSGKTVLLKDIAKSIVHNHKEISLIILLLDERPEEVTDFEESVSGCEIYSSTFDESPKRHSQLAELVRERACRLVESGKDVVILLDSLTRLARGYNSLGGGKGRTMSGGMDSKAMVKPKKFFGAARNVEEGGSLTIIATALIETENRMDDLIFEEFKGTGNMEATLDREISERRIFPALHVLKSGTRRDDLLYHPDEFKRVSAIRKQLAQVPAVEALELLLRNIARTSNNAEILLTGLK, from the coding sequence ATGAATCCAACCGACTCCTCCGAGACCTCCACAGAGGTCCTATCTCCCGCATCTGACGCAGCGCCTGCGGAAGTCTCTGAAGCACCGGGCCTGCCCGCACCGCAGCCTTCCCCGGATTCTGCGCCCGATAACGATGCCCCCGCAGTGCCTGCCTCTGATTCCCAGGGCAAGCCGGAAAAGCCTTCCGCTCCCGTCGCCGAGCCTCCGTTCCCGGAGGAGATCTCCCTCAACGACCTTCAGGAAGCCTCCCTCGCTGACATCCAGTCCCTGGCTGAAAAGGTGGGTTTCCGCATGAATGCCAGCCGGTCCAAGCACCAGCTCATCTATGATCTTCTCGCCTGGATGGCGGACCACCGCACCCGCGTGAAGGTGGATGGCATCCTGGAAATCGGCTCCGATAACTTTGGCCTCATCCGTTATCCGAAGTACAGCTTTGCCCCGTTGCCTGAGGATGTTTTCATCCCGCTTTTTCTTGTCCGTAAATTTAATCTTCGCCCCGGCAACCGCATCACCGGCTTTGCCCGTGCACCGAAGGACCGGGACAAATACCTGGCCATTGACCGTATCACCGAGGTGGACGGTGTCTCTATTGATACCTGGGAGCCGCCAGTCCATTTCGACAAACTGACCGCCATGTTCCCCAATGAGCGGATCATCCTGGAGATGCCTCGCCCCTGTGCCGCCTCCGTGCGCATCATGGATCTCATCGCCCCCCTGGGCAAAGGCCAGCGCGGTTTGATCAATGCGTCTCCAAGGTCCGGCAAAACTGTCCTCCTCAAGGACATCGCCAAATCCATCGTTCATAACCACAAGGAAATCTCCCTCATCATCCTCCTCCTGGATGAGCGCCCGGAAGAAGTCACCGATTTCGAAGAATCCGTCAGCGGCTGTGAGATCTACAGCTCCACCTTTGACGAAAGCCCCAAGCGCCACAGCCAGCTGGCTGAGCTCGTCCGCGAGCGCGCCTGCCGCCTCGTGGAGTCGGGCAAAGATGTGGTCATCCTCCTGGATTCCCTCACCCGCCTCGCACGCGGTTACAACAGCCTCGGCGGCGGCAAAGGCCGCACCATGTCCGGCGGGATGGACTCCAAGGCCATGGTCAAGCCAAAGAAATTCTTCGGGGCCGCCCGCAATGTGGAAGAAGGCGGCAGCCTCACCATCATCGCCACCGCCCTCATCGAGACGGAAAACCGCATGGACGACCTCATCTTTGAGGAGTTCAAAGGCACCGGCAACATGGAGGCCACCCTGGACCGTGAAATTTCCGAGCGCCGTATCTTCCCGGCGCTTCATGTGCTGAAATCCGGCACCCGCCGGGATGACCTCCTCTACCACCCGGATGAGTTCAAGCGCGTCTCCGCCATCCGCAAGCAGCTGGCCCAGGTGCCCGCCGTGGAGGCTCTCGAGCTGCTGCTGCGCAACATCGCCCGCACCAGCAACAACGCTGAAATTTTGCTCACGGGTCTCAAATGA